From the genome of Scytonema hofmannii PCC 7110, one region includes:
- a CDS encoding GNAT family N-acetyltransferase — protein MGLDAVNLYLEKVTEQHAETLYPYLSDSRLYEYLEDPIPTLAETSRKFKFAALEKSPDNDTMIWLKWVATNFRRQHVGVVEIGLFEDGYAEIGFMTFVDFQNQGYASTYCCLAITKAKQRFHSFTLHASVNEQNLASRKVIEKLGFELYQVNKNAEFIKEKQSDELIYRLFV, from the coding sequence ATGGGATTAGATGCAGTAAATTTATACTTGGAAAAAGTGACAGAACAACATGCTGAAACTCTATATCCCTATCTAAGTGATTCACGATTGTATGAATATCTTGAAGATCCTATTCCAACCCTCGCAGAAACTAGTCGTAAGTTCAAGTTTGCTGCCCTAGAAAAATCACCTGACAACGACACAATGATCTGGTTAAAATGGGTAGCTACAAACTTTCGACGGCAACATGTAGGTGTTGTCGAAATAGGTCTATTTGAAGATGGATATGCTGAGATTGGCTTCATGACATTCGTTGATTTTCAGAACCAAGGGTATGCTTCTACTTATTGCTGCTTAGCCATTACTAAAGCAAAACAGCGCTTCCATTCATTCACACTACATGCATCAGTTAACGAGCAAAATTTAGCCTCCCGTAAAGTAATTGAAAAACTTGGATTTGAGCTATATCAAGTGAATAAGAATGCAGAATTTATCAAAGAAAAACAATCTGATGAACTAATTTATCGTCTGTTTGTTTGA
- the cphA gene encoding cyanophycin synthetase, translating to MRILKIQTLRGPNYWSIRRHKLIVMRLDLENLAETPTNEIPGFYEGLVEAMPSLEGHFCSPGCRGGFLMRVREGTMMGHVVEHVALELQDLAGMNTGFGRTRETTSTPGVYQVVFEYLNEEAGRYAGRAAVRLCQSIVDRGRYPKAELEQDIQDLKDLWRDAALGPSTEALILEAEKRGIPWMQLGARFLIQLGYGVNQKRMQATMTDNTGILGVELACDKEATKRILGNSGVPVPRGTVINFLDDLEESIEYVGGYPIVIKPLDGNHGRGITINITSWEEAEAAYDSARQISRSIIVERYYVGRDHRVLVVNGKVVAVAERVPAHVVGDGRATIFELIEETNKDPSRGDGHDNVLTKIELDRTSYQLLEKQGYTLNTVLAKGEICYLRATANLSTGGSAVDRTDEIHPENVWLAQRVVKIIGLDVAGIDIVTQDIGRPLREVDGVIVEVNAAPGFRMHVAPSQGIPRNVAGAVMDMLFPNDKSSRIPILSVTGTNGKTTTTRLLAHIFKQTGKVIGYTTTDGTYIGDYLVEVGDNTGPQSAQLILSDPTVEVAVLETARGGILRSGIAFEAANVGIVLNVAADHLGIGDIDTLDQLAHLKSIVAEAVFPDGYSVLNADDPRVAEMAERTKANVAFFTMNPDSELVKKHIQKGGVAAVYENGYLSILKGDWTHRIERAEHIPLTMGGRAPFMIANALAATLAAFVQNVSIEQIRAGLNSFRASVSQTPGRMNLFNLGNYHALVDYAHNPASYEALGAFVRNWTSGDRIGVVGGPGDRRDEDFVMLGKLAAEIFDYIIIKEDDDTRGRQRGSAADLIVRGIKESNPDCKHEVILGETEAIGKALDTAPDNSLVVILPESVNRAIKLIKGRGVVKEELAQQNTNSSTVDSQIGVPSSVVNTRL from the coding sequence ATGAGAATCCTCAAGATCCAGACCTTACGCGGCCCCAACTATTGGAGCATTCGACGCCACAAGTTAATTGTCATGCGCCTCGATTTAGAGAACCTTGCCGAGACGCCAACAAACGAAATTCCTGGCTTTTATGAAGGATTAGTTGAGGCAATGCCTAGTCTGGAAGGTCACTTTTGCTCTCCGGGCTGTCGTGGTGGTTTCTTAATGCGCGTGCGAGAAGGCACCATGATGGGTCATGTTGTGGAACACGTAGCCCTAGAACTGCAAGATTTGGCTGGAATGAACACGGGCTTTGGGCGTACTCGTGAAACGACGTCCACACCCGGAGTTTACCAGGTGGTGTTCGAGTATCTAAATGAGGAAGCAGGACGCTATGCTGGCAGAGCAGCGGTACGGCTGTGCCAAAGCATTGTCGATCGGGGACGTTATCCAAAAGCTGAACTAGAGCAAGACATACAAGACCTGAAAGACTTATGGCGTGATGCAGCACTAGGACCCTCTACAGAAGCGCTAATTCTAGAAGCAGAAAAAAGAGGTATTCCTTGGATGCAACTTGGCGCACGCTTTTTGATTCAGCTGGGCTACGGCGTGAATCAGAAGCGGATGCAGGCAACAATGACAGATAATACTGGCATACTCGGAGTAGAACTCGCCTGCGACAAAGAAGCAACCAAACGTATTCTTGGCAATTCCGGAGTTCCCGTTCCTCGCGGTACGGTCATTAACTTCTTAGATGATTTAGAAGAATCCATAGAATACGTTGGCGGTTATCCCATTGTCATCAAACCTTTAGATGGCAACCACGGACGCGGTATCACCATTAACATAACCTCTTGGGAAGAAGCAGAAGCAGCATATGATTCTGCCAGACAAATCTCCCGCTCGATCATCGTCGAACGATATTACGTTGGACGAGACCATCGAGTCTTGGTGGTCAATGGCAAAGTAGTCGCAGTCGCAGAACGCGTTCCCGCTCATGTGGTTGGTGATGGCAGAGCCACTATTTTTGAATTGATTGAGGAAACTAACAAAGACCCAAGTCGCGGTGACGGACATGATAACGTCCTCACCAAAATTGAACTTGACCGTACCAGCTATCAGTTACTGGAAAAACAAGGTTATACCCTCAACACTGTCTTAGCTAAAGGTGAAATTTGCTACTTAAGAGCAACAGCAAACTTAAGTACAGGGGGCAGCGCTGTAGACCGTACCGACGAAATTCATCCAGAAAACGTCTGGTTGGCACAGAGGGTAGTGAAAATTATCGGTTTAGATGTTGCGGGAATTGATATCGTGACACAAGATATTGGCCGCCCCTTGCGAGAAGTGGATGGCGTAATTGTGGAAGTTAACGCTGCGCCTGGTTTCCGGATGCACGTTGCTCCAAGTCAGGGTATCCCCCGCAATGTTGCAGGAGCAGTCATGGATATGCTGTTCCCAAACGATAAATCAAGCCGCATCCCTATTCTGTCAGTAACGGGTACCAATGGCAAAACCACAACCACCCGTTTGTTAGCACATATTTTTAAACAAACTGGTAAAGTCATTGGTTATACAACTACAGACGGAACTTATATCGGGGATTATTTAGTAGAAGTCGGTGATAACACTGGTCCTCAAAGCGCTCAACTGATTCTCAGCGACCCCACTGTGGAAGTGGCAGTACTAGAAACAGCTCGTGGCGGGATTCTGAGGTCTGGGATCGCTTTTGAAGCTGCTAATGTGGGTATTGTATTAAATGTTGCTGCCGACCACTTGGGCATTGGCGACATAGATACACTAGACCAGTTGGCGCATCTCAAGAGTATCGTTGCCGAAGCTGTTTTTCCCGACGGTTACAGTGTCCTCAATGCCGATGACCCACGAGTCGCTGAAATGGCAGAGAGAACAAAAGCTAATGTTGCCTTCTTTACCATGAACCCGGATTCGGAGTTGGTTAAAAAGCACATTCAAAAGGGAGGCGTTGCCGCAGTTTACGAAAATGGCTATCTTTCTATTTTGAAAGGGGATTGGACGCACCGAATTGAAAGGGCGGAACATATACCCCTGACAATGGGCGGACGTGCGCCGTTTATGATCGCCAATGCTCTAGCAGCGACTCTGGCAGCATTTGTGCAAAATGTCTCTATAGAACAAATTCGTGCGGGTTTGAATTCTTTCCGCGCTTCGGTAAGTCAAACACCGGGACGGATGAATTTATTCAATTTGGGGAACTACCATGCTTTGGTAGATTATGCCCACAACCCTGCTTCTTACGAAGCATTAGGCGCTTTTGTTCGTAACTGGACTTCAGGCGATCGCATTGGAGTCGTTGGGGGACCTGGCGATCGACGCGATGAAGACTTTGTGATGTTAGGCAAACTCGCTGCGGAAATCTTCGACTACATCATTATCAAAGAAGATGATGACACGCGAGGACGCCAACGGGGATCGGCTGCCGATTTAATTGTTCGAGGTATTAAAGAATCTAACCCCGATTGCAAGCACGAAGTTATTCTGGGTGAAACAGAAGCGATTGGTAAAGCGTTAGATACTGCTCCCGACAACAGTCTAGTCGTCATTTTGCCAGAAAGCGTCAACCGCGCCATCAAGTTAATTAAAGGACGCGGAGTTGTTAAAGAGGAGTTAGCCCAACAAAATACCAATTCCTCCACCGTAGATTCTCAAATCGGTGTACCGTCTTCGGTAGTCAATACGCGTTTGTAG
- a CDS encoding cyanophycinase, with amino-acid sequence MPQLKAKSLEMRTPQATKTAVLVIGGAEDKVHGREILRTFVSRSGASNAHITIIPSASREPSIIGGRYIRIFEEMGAQKVEILDIRERDQCEDPYIQASLEACSGVFMTGGDQLRLCGVLADTPAMDIIRQRVRSGQLTLAGTSAGAAVMGHHMIAGGGSGESPNRSLVDMATGLGFIPEVIVDQHFHNRNRMVRLMSAVASHPDRLGIGIDEDTCAMFERDGWLQVLGKGSVTVVDPTEVTHTNEPHVGATDPLNLHNLRMHLLSHGDRYHLYQRTVLPAVYRISS; translated from the coding sequence ATGCCGCAACTTAAAGCTAAATCGCTGGAAATGAGGACACCCCAAGCAACAAAAACCGCTGTTCTGGTCATCGGAGGCGCAGAAGACAAAGTTCATGGACGTGAAATTTTGCGGACTTTTGTCAGTCGTTCTGGTGCCAGTAATGCCCATATTACAATTATTCCCTCGGCATCTCGCGAGCCGAGCATTATTGGTGGCAGGTATATCCGTATTTTTGAAGAAATGGGTGCTCAGAAGGTCGAAATCTTAGACATTCGGGAAAGGGATCAGTGTGAAGACCCTTACATCCAAGCATCCTTAGAAGCCTGTTCTGGGGTATTTATGACAGGAGGAGACCAATTGCGCCTCTGTGGTGTATTGGCAGATACTCCAGCAATGGATATTATTCGACAACGGGTTAGGTCCGGACAGCTCACCTTAGCAGGAACTAGTGCAGGGGCAGCTGTAATGGGTCATCATATGATAGCAGGAGGTGGTAGCGGCGAATCCCCAAATCGTTCTCTTGTTGATATGGCCACTGGCTTGGGTTTTATCCCAGAAGTGATTGTGGATCAACACTTCCACAATCGCAATCGCATGGTACGCCTGATGAGCGCTGTTGCTTCCCATCCCGATCGCTTGGGCATTGGTATCGATGAAGACACTTGTGCCATGTTTGAACGAGATGGTTGGCTGCAAGTTCTGGGCAAAGGAAGTGTGACAGTTGTTGACCCAACAGAAGTCACTCATACAAACGAACCCCATGTCGGAGCAACCGATCCTTTGAATTTACACAATCTCCGGATGCACCTCCTGAGTCATGGCGATCGCTATCACCTTTACCAGCGTACTGTTTTACCTGCGGTTTACCGCATCTCCAGCTGA
- a CDS encoding ABC transporter substrate-binding protein: MNSQISKLIFRHSWIFALLSFVALALNSCNPAEMKTAAAQVPQLLYSISAEPKTFNVVLSNESPNVFSPIYEGLITENGVTGQLEPGMAESWQDEGQRIVFTLRKGLKWSDGEPLTVNDVLFTFNDVYFNKNIPTSIRDILLIGKSRALPKVRKLDDRRVEFTAPEPFAPLLRTVGGLPIVPEHSLRQSITTKNKDGNLLFLSTWDTGTDPKKIVSNGPFMLKSYVTSQRVTFQRNPYYWRWAVRGNQEPNIERMVWEIVESPDTYLVQFRSGGLDIIAVQARNFSLLKREEKRGKFTIYNGGPDTGSIYISFNLNKGRRNGKPLVDPIKSRWFNNVAFRQAVAYAIDRPKMLNNALRGIGELQYSGTWVRSPYYFSPEQGLKVYDYNPEKAKQLLLGAGFQYNAQGQLLDADGNRVRFTLLANTGSRTAEVIGSQMKQDLGKLGIRMDFQQIDFGTLGDKLGNTFEWEAMFGATTGGGLDPNSSANFWSPDGEFHPFNQKPTAGQPPLEGREVAPWEAEIGRLYIEGAQELDEAKRKEIYWEAQRIAAEYVPYIHLFTPLSLTAVRDRVKGVKYSAYGGALWNLYELKVTDK; this comes from the coding sequence ATGAATTCACAAATTTCTAAATTGATTTTTCGACACAGTTGGATTTTTGCTTTACTCAGTTTTGTCGCCTTAGCCCTTAACAGCTGCAACCCAGCAGAGATGAAAACCGCAGCTGCTCAAGTACCCCAATTGTTATACTCTATTTCTGCTGAGCCGAAAACCTTTAACGTAGTACTAAGCAATGAGTCACCCAATGTTTTTAGTCCTATTTACGAGGGATTGATTACTGAAAACGGAGTCACTGGCCAACTTGAACCAGGTATGGCTGAATCTTGGCAAGATGAAGGACAAAGGATTGTGTTTACCCTGCGAAAGGGATTGAAGTGGTCGGATGGGGAGCCACTAACGGTAAACGATGTTCTTTTTACCTTCAATGATGTTTACTTCAACAAGAATATTCCTACAAGCATCAGAGATATACTTCTGATTGGGAAGAGTCGCGCTTTACCAAAAGTTCGCAAATTAGATGACCGCCGGGTAGAATTTACTGCTCCGGAACCATTTGCACCTCTTTTAAGAACAGTTGGCGGGTTACCAATCGTTCCAGAACACTCTCTGCGCCAATCAATAACGACTAAAAACAAAGATGGAAATCTCCTGTTTCTGTCCACTTGGGACACAGGTACAGATCCAAAAAAAATTGTTTCCAACGGTCCGTTTATGCTGAAAAGTTACGTAACGAGTCAACGAGTCACTTTTCAACGCAATCCCTATTACTGGCGGTGGGCTGTCCGGGGAAATCAAGAGCCGAACATTGAGCGCATGGTCTGGGAAATTGTGGAAAGCCCGGACACATACTTGGTGCAGTTTCGTTCTGGAGGATTGGATATTATCGCAGTTCAAGCAAGGAATTTTTCTTTGTTGAAGCGCGAAGAGAAGCGAGGAAAATTTACTATCTACAACGGTGGACCAGACACTGGCTCAATTTATATTTCCTTTAATCTCAATAAAGGTCGTCGGAACGGAAAACCTCTTGTCGATCCAATTAAGTCTCGCTGGTTTAATAACGTTGCTTTTAGACAAGCAGTAGCCTACGCTATCGATCGCCCAAAAATGCTTAACAACGCTTTGCGGGGGATAGGCGAGTTGCAATACTCAGGGACTTGGGTACGCAGCCCCTACTACTTTTCTCCAGAACAAGGTTTAAAAGTCTACGATTACAATCCAGAGAAAGCAAAGCAACTTCTACTAGGCGCAGGATTTCAATACAACGCACAAGGACAGTTGTTGGATGCTGATGGTAACCGAGTTCGCTTCACACTGTTAGCAAATACTGGTAGCAGAACCGCTGAGGTAATAGGTTCGCAGATGAAGCAAGATTTGGGTAAACTCGGTATTCGGATGGATTTCCAACAAATTGACTTTGGGACGCTCGGAGACAAGCTAGGGAATACCTTTGAGTGGGAAGCTATGTTTGGTGCTACGACTGGCGGTGGTCTTGACCCTAACAGTAGTGCCAATTTCTGGTCACCCGACGGTGAATTCCACCCGTTCAATCAAAAACCAACAGCAGGACAACCACCTCTTGAGGGTCGAGAAGTCGCTCCGTGGGAAGCTGAAATTGGTCGCCTCTATATTGAGGGGGCGCAAGAGTTAGACGAAGCCAAGCGTAAAGAAATTTATTGGGAAGCTCAGCGCATCGCTGCGGAATACGTACCCTACATTCACTTATTTACACCACTTTCATTGACAGCGGTGCGCGATCGCGTTAAAGGAGTGAAATACTCTGCCTATGGTGGCGCACTTTGGAACCTCTATGAGTTGAAAGTTACAGATAAATAG
- the trmD gene encoding tRNA (guanosine(37)-N1)-methyltransferase TrmD: MRFDIVTLFPDCFTSVLTSGLIGKALAKQIAQVNLVNPRDFTTDKHRKVDDEPYGGGVGMLMKPEPIFTAVESLPTLPRREVILMSPQGQTIDQSLLRELATNYNQLVIICGHYEGVDERVLHLVDREVSLGDFILTGGELPAMVLINGVIRLIPGTVGKAESLKAESFEEGLLDYPQYTRPAIFRGWKVPEVLLSGNHAAIAKWRYEQQISKTRQRRPDLLKNWEENSASDQ, encoded by the coding sequence GTGCGCTTTGATATAGTTACGCTATTTCCTGACTGTTTCACTTCTGTTCTCACTTCCGGGCTGATAGGTAAAGCCCTGGCAAAACAGATTGCCCAAGTAAATTTGGTTAACCCAAGAGACTTTACTACCGATAAACACCGGAAAGTTGATGATGAACCTTACGGGGGGGGTGTAGGGATGCTGATGAAGCCAGAACCTATCTTTACCGCCGTAGAGTCGCTACCGACTTTACCCAGAAGAGAAGTTATCTTGATGAGTCCTCAAGGTCAAACCATAGATCAATCCCTGTTGCGAGAACTCGCTACAAACTACAACCAGTTGGTCATCATCTGCGGGCATTATGAAGGAGTTGATGAGCGAGTACTGCATTTGGTTGACCGTGAAGTGTCCTTAGGCGATTTTATTCTCACAGGGGGTGAACTGCCAGCAATGGTTTTAATTAACGGTGTCATACGTCTGATACCCGGAACCGTTGGCAAAGCAGAATCTCTGAAAGCAGAAAGTTTTGAAGAGGGTTTGTTGGACTATCCCCAGTATACTCGCCCCGCCATATTTCGCGGGTGGAAAGTCCCCGAAGTCCTTCTCTCAGGGAATCACGCCGCAATTGCCAAGTGGCGGTACGAACAACAAATTTCTAAAACCCGTCAGCGCCGTCCCGATTTGCTTAAAAATTGGGAAGAGAACAGTGCCAGTGACCAGTGA
- a CDS encoding PIN domain-containing protein, with protein MLLYVETNFIISIATGRDPQANTLLLNTPASVQIVIPSVCYMEALSVLEADQKSRLRFQNELDIRINDAQRNLTSQHAQSLFFHLRQARLENERLLKEVETNLFEAFQKLATKAEMIPLTSNMIQANWQTNPNKEPTDKLILHSILNHARLNPTEIKVFLSGNTNDFGKREVQDILGEVGINYYFASTQAFLSWLENQLS; from the coding sequence ATGCTATTGTATGTTGAAACTAACTTCATAATAAGTATTGCCACAGGACGTGACCCCCAAGCTAATACATTATTGTTAAATACCCCAGCATCAGTTCAAATAGTAATACCAAGCGTATGTTATATGGAAGCGTTATCAGTCTTGGAGGCTGACCAAAAGTCTCGTCTCCGTTTTCAGAATGAATTGGATATTAGAATTAACGACGCACAGCGAAATCTGACTTCACAGCACGCTCAATCTCTGTTTTTTCACTTACGGCAAGCTCGGCTTGAAAATGAGCGATTGCTTAAAGAGGTAGAGACAAATTTATTTGAAGCTTTTCAAAAATTGGCAACAAAAGCTGAGATGATTCCTCTAACTTCTAATATGATTCAGGCTAACTGGCAAACAAACCCTAATAAGGAACCGACAGATAAATTGATATTACATAGCATCCTTAATCATGCTAGGTTAAACCCTACAGAAATTAAGGTGTTCTTAAGTGGAAATACCAACGACTTCGGCAAAAGAGAAGTACAAGATATTTTAGGTGAAGTTGGAATAAATTATTATTTTGCTAGTACACAAGCATTTTTGAGTTGGTTAGAAAATCAGCTTAGTTAG
- a CDS encoding Sec-independent protein translocase subunit TatA/TatB, translating to MFGLGWPEIAIIGLVAVVIFGPKKIPELGSALGKTLRGFKEELNKPSEDSDRSEEKQ from the coding sequence ATGTTTGGATTGGGATGGCCAGAAATTGCAATTATTGGTCTGGTTGCTGTTGTCATTTTCGGACCGAAAAAAATTCCAGAGTTGGGAAGCGCACTGGGAAAAACTCTTAGGGGTTTTAAGGAAGAACTGAACAAGCCGAGTGAAGATAGCGATCGCTCTGAAGAAAAACAGTAG
- a CDS encoding ABC transporter substrate-binding protein — protein MFPVILRKWLIILLALFSTIAIASCNSANFKTQAAAQVTQIVAHTGSEPKTFNYALIAEFPNIAPFINEGLITQDKSGKIEPALAEKWEISNDKLQIIFTLKKEVKWSDGYPLTVDDVVFSYNDVYFNPKIPAYPQESLKIGEKGLFPKVRKLDERRVEFTTPEPFAPFFRATGAAILPKHKLAESVKTNDSSGKPKFMSTWGMDTNPKEIVSNGPYVIESYSPSERLVFRRNPYYWRKDAQGKQLPLIERIVWQIVESTDTAIIQFRSGGLDVLPVGPSTFALLKREEKRGDFTIYNGGSDSSSTFVTFNLNRGKRQGKPLVDPIKSRWFNTVAFRQAVAYAIDRKTMNSNTLRGVGDILDSPIPVQSPYYLSPKEGLKVYDYNPEKSKQLLLGAGFKYKNNQLFDADGNRVRFAMISQTGNRRIEAMGAQIKTDLAKIGIQVDYQPIDFGTIGEKLSNTLDWECWFGGSTGGIEPHGGFNMWSPDGSFHPFNQKPLPGQTPIIDRVVTDWEEKIGRLYVQGARELNEAKRKAIYGETQQITQEYLPYIYLVNPIVMAAVRNRVQNVDVSSLYYENVLWNVAYLKVVD, from the coding sequence ATGTTTCCTGTTATTTTACGTAAGTGGTTAATCATCTTGCTAGCGCTGTTTAGCACTATAGCGATCGCATCTTGCAATTCAGCAAATTTTAAAACTCAAGCTGCTGCTCAAGTTACCCAAATTGTCGCCCATACTGGCTCAGAACCTAAAACATTCAACTATGCACTCATTGCTGAATTTCCCAATATTGCACCATTCATTAACGAAGGATTAATTACACAAGATAAATCTGGAAAAATTGAGCCAGCATTGGCTGAAAAGTGGGAAATTTCTAATGATAAACTGCAAATTATTTTTACCCTAAAAAAAGAAGTGAAATGGTCAGATGGTTATCCTTTAACAGTTGATGACGTTGTCTTTTCTTACAATGACGTTTACTTTAACCCAAAAATTCCTGCTTATCCCCAAGAAAGTCTGAAAATAGGAGAAAAAGGTCTTTTTCCCAAAGTAAGAAAACTTGATGAACGTCGGGTAGAATTCACTACACCAGAACCTTTTGCACCTTTTTTTCGTGCTACAGGAGCAGCAATCTTACCCAAACATAAACTGGCTGAGTCGGTAAAAACAAACGACTCATCAGGTAAGCCAAAGTTTATGTCTACTTGGGGAATGGATACCAACCCAAAAGAAATTGTCTCTAACGGTCCTTACGTCATTGAAAGTTACTCCCCTAGTGAACGTTTGGTGTTCCGTCGAAACCCCTATTATTGGCGTAAAGATGCTCAAGGGAAGCAACTACCTCTGATTGAACGTATTGTTTGGCAAATTGTCGAATCTACAGATACAGCCATAATTCAATTTCGTTCTGGAGGATTAGATGTACTTCCTGTTGGACCTTCAACCTTTGCTTTATTAAAACGGGAAGAAAAGCGAGGTGATTTCACTATCTATAACGGTGGTTCTGATTCAAGCAGTACGTTTGTGACTTTCAATCTCAATAGAGGAAAAAGGCAAGGAAAACCACTTGTAGATCCAATTAAGTCTCGCTGGTTCAATACAGTTGCTTTTCGACAGGCAGTAGCATATGCTATTGATCGGAAAACAATGAATAGCAATACATTACGAGGAGTGGGAGATATACTCGATTCTCCAATTCCCGTACAAAGCCCTTACTATCTTTCTCCTAAAGAGGGGCTGAAAGTTTATGATTACAACCCTGAAAAATCCAAGCAATTACTGTTAGGAGCAGGGTTTAAGTACAAAAATAACCAATTGTTTGATGCTGACGGTAATCGTGTTCGCTTCGCAATGATATCTCAAACTGGTAACAGGCGTATAGAAGCAATGGGAGCGCAGATTAAAACGGATTTAGCCAAAATTGGTATTCAAGTTGACTACCAACCAATTGATTTTGGTACTATTGGCGAAAAACTTTCTAACACTCTTGATTGGGAATGTTGGTTTGGAGGAAGTACAGGAGGAATTGAACCTCATGGCGGTTTTAATATGTGGTCTCCTGATGGTTCATTCCATCCCTTCAATCAAAAACCCCTACCCGGACAAACCCCAATTATTGATCGCGTAGTGACTGATTGGGAAGAAAAAATAGGTCGTCTTTACGTGCAAGGTGCGAGAGAATTAAATGAGGCAAAACGCAAAGCTATCTACGGTGAAACTCAGCAAATTACTCAAGAATACTTACCTTATATTTACCTAGTCAATCCTATTGTTATGGCGGCTGTTCGCAATCGCGTTCAAAATGTTGATGTCTCTAGTTTGTATTATGAAAATGTGTTGTGGAATGTCGCTTACCTCAAAGTTGTGGATTAA
- the ispF gene encoding 2-C-methyl-D-erythritol 2,4-cyclodiphosphate synthase — MNIRIGNGYDIHRLVSDRPLILGGVNIPHSLGLLGHSDADVLTHAIMDAMLGALSLGDIGHYFPPTDPQWAGADSLVLLSQVNQLICDRGWLVSNIDSVVVAERPKLKPHIEKMRSKIASVLQIEPDQVGVKATTNEKLGPVGREEGICAYAVVLLTQD, encoded by the coding sequence ATGAACATTCGTATTGGTAATGGTTACGATATTCACCGCTTGGTGAGCGATCGCCCTCTGATTTTGGGCGGAGTTAATATTCCCCATTCTTTGGGTTTGTTAGGACACAGTGATGCGGATGTTCTAACGCACGCGATTATGGACGCTATGTTAGGGGCGCTTTCTTTGGGAGATATTGGACATTATTTTCCTCCCACCGATCCCCAATGGGCGGGAGCAGATAGTTTGGTGCTGTTGAGTCAAGTCAATCAACTGATTTGCGATCGCGGTTGGCTAGTCAGCAACATTGATTCAGTCGTCGTAGCAGAACGCCCAAAATTGAAACCACACATTGAAAAAATGCGCTCAAAAATAGCCAGTGTTTTACAAATCGAACCCGATCAAGTTGGCGTCAAAGCAACAACCAATGAAAAATTAGGTCCGGTAGGGAGAGAAGAAGGGATTTGTGCCTATGCTGTAGTTTTACTCACACAGGATTAG